The Chroicocephalus ridibundus chromosome 2, bChrRid1.1, whole genome shotgun sequence genome includes a region encoding these proteins:
- the LOC134512157 gene encoding cytochrome c oxidase subunit 6C has product MSSALLPKPQMRRLLARRMKFHLFGAFFVSVGCAALYKFGVAEPRKRAYAEFYKNYDPMKDFEAMRAAGVFESAPPK; this is encoded by the exons ATGTCGTCTGCACTGTTGCCTAAGCCACAAATGCGGCGCCTTTTGGCCAGGCGGATGAAGTTTCACCTATTTGGGGCATTTTTTGTATCTGTGGGATGTGCGGCTTTGTACAAG TTTGGAGTTGCTGAACCCAGAAAACGAGCTTATGCAGAGTTCTATAAAAACTATGATCCTATGAAGGACTTTGAAGCCATGAGAGCAGCTGGTGTGTTTGAGTCTGCACCACCCAAATGA